One stretch of Scophthalmus maximus strain ysfricsl-2021 chromosome 12, ASM2237912v1, whole genome shotgun sequence DNA includes these proteins:
- the LOC118319317 gene encoding gamma-secretase-activating protein isoform X1, giving the protein MLKLKETFDLHRDVVSDVLRKEASVCRVEEYSGAVDARILNIESDGGILYSWKGATATTRIGKYDSNTKQNKLLYSFDKQVCVSSCSLNKEETLLAVSLAQNTRGEERLRPISKCLTLLIEIHPINNTKVLKAVDCRVKVQFLHQDTGRRSVLESHLLLLTEDGYVDLYHVLLTKYEGYRVVMANPDRLSKTVERIVEDLSWVQWDGHTQRLYYLTHKDEFLLRCVQFYPNHNCETVMELPLELPDNPFHTVKFVSLGFDHYHTERAEPELISMNVFTNRIERSVCVCYSQPLKDKQELMYTMVLVHKDCSKTFRVSLGGEQSQQKAKELHPLFIPMGYYILVYLQDHFLHYINTRQEEMLCHSLFLSGHDVDLGMQCHPADVTVLHAEEESCGSLLDVASGKIHAAELSPAYLLQILRSHTSFRCPSAGPPQHLAALHCLLVYMGNDPNLELKIIEWLCDNVSAFEAFDQIQEFILASLYRISYEKSLSLDKVLPYSSVFDKKEVPVCLLEIPGVLCTTELHIEAVLKGKGFWTELQWNTERTKYLHAVPNPRYRTSHIQADWDKLKSERRPSSHMNHIEENTKKVLSMVDTWCLDKKLVPLFQEEDHQQRVLIGLTVDKLREHLNRHLPRLGKKKADSLVVCYVAKLLELIRHMLESVWLKYKLGPRALCLKQQGSQAEWSVFHFMFRVLEATRGLCLPLPPGYHTLLAVFAVRCLPHQTFLQYIDHGFLQLTETFLSRLMTDLDNSDANERLKFSILKRLPQPMKQRIYHMWDHPVSSASISREYVRTQLEKRYKNKGFASTSRDKPGFRPDFLPLTYLAKILADIEEQALNPFEEQENVDASFVEETALKQTLILLGFEEK; this is encoded by the exons ATGCTGAAGTTGAAGGAAACGTTTGACCTGCACCGGGATGTGGTGTCGGACGTCCTCAGGAAGGAAGCGTCCGTGTGCCGGGTGGAAG AATACTCCGGCGCAGTGGACGCTCGCATCCTGAACATCGAGAGTGACGGGGGCATCCTTTACTCTTGGAAG GGAGCAACAGCGACCACTAGGATCGGGAAATATGACTCTAACACCAAACAGAATAAG CTCCTGTACTCATTTGACAAGcaggtgtgtgtcagcagctgttCCCTGAACAAGGAGGAGACGCTGTTGG ctGTCAGCCTGGCACAAAACACCAGAGGGGAAGAGCGCCTCAGACCAA TATCAAAGTGTCTAACTCTCCTGATTGAGATCCATCCCATCAACAACACTAAAGTCCTCAAGGCAGTTGACTGCAGGGTCAAAGTTCag TTCCTCCACCAAGACACGGGCAGGAGATCAGTGCTGGAGagccacctcctcctgctgacagAAGACGGAT ATGTGGATCTGTACCATGTTCTGCTGACCAAGTATGAGGGCTATAGAGTG GTGATGGCGAACCCTGACCGTCTGTCCAAGACAGTGGAGAGAATAGTGGAGGATTTAAGTTGGGTCCAgtgggacggacacacacagagactctaCTATCTCACACACAag GACGAGTTCCTGCTGCGATGTGTCCAGTTTTATCCCAACCATAACTGTGAAACTGTC ATGGAGCTCCCATTAGAGCTGCCTGATAATCCTTTCCACACAGTCAA GTTTGTAAGCCTGGGCTTTGACCATTACCACACGGAGAGAGCAGAGCCGGAGCTCATTAGCATGAACGTGTTCACAAACAGAATAG aaa gaagcgtgtgtgtgtgctacagcCAACCTCTTAAAGACAAACAGGAACTGATGTACACCATGGTCTTAGTTCACaaag ACTGCAGCAAGACGTTCAGAGTATCTCTGGGCGGCGAGCAGTCGCAGCAGAAAGCCAAGGAGCTCCATCCGCTCTTCATCCCCATGg GTTACTACATCCTGGTGTATCTGCAGGACCATTTCCTCCACTATATCAACACCCGACAGGAGGAGATGCTCTGtcactccctcttcctctccg GTCACGATGTGGACCTGGGCATGCAGTGTCATCCGGCTGACGTCACCGTGTTGCACGCAGAGGAGGAGTCTTGTGGGAGTCTGCTGGACGTGGCCAGTGGGAAGATCCACGCTGCCGAGCTCAGCCCCGCCTACCTGCTACAGATCCTGCGATCGCACACATCCTTCAG GTGTCCCAGTGCGGGTCCCCCTCAGCACCTGGCCGCCCTCCACTGCCTGCTGGTTTACATGGGAAACGACCCAAACCTGGAGCTGAAG ATTATTGAATGGCTGTGTGACAACGTGAGCGCCTTCGAAGCCTTTGATCAGATCCAGGAGTTCATTCTAG cctctttGTACAGAATAAGCTACGAGAAGTCTCTCAGCCTGGATAAAGTCCTGCCTTACTCGTCAGTATTCGACAAGaag gAGGTACCAGTGTGTCTGCTGGAGATCCCCGGTGTCCTGTGTACCACTGAGCTGCATATTGAGGCTGTATTAAAAGGGAAG GGTTTCTGGACAGAGCTGCAATGGAACACTGAGAGGACAAAATATCTGCACGCTGTTCCCAACCCGAGATACAGAACCTCACACATACAGGCTGACTGGGATAAACTg AAGTCCGAGAGGAGACCGTCCAGCCACATGAATCACATTGAGGAGAACACAAAGAA AGTTCTGTCGATGGTGGATACCTGGTGCCTCG ATAAGAAGCTGGTGCCACTGTTCCAGGAGGAGGACCATCAACAGAGGGTGCTCATCGgcctg ACGGTTGACAAGCTTCGAGAGCATCTCAACAGACACCTGCCTCGGCTGGGGAAGAAGAAGGCCGACTCACTGGTCGTCTGCTACGTAGCCAAACTG ctggAGCTCATCAGACACATGCTGGAGTCAGTCTGGCTGAAGTACAAACTCGGCCCTCGTGCTCTGTGCTT GAAACAGCAGGGCAGTCAAGCCGAGTGGTCCGTGTTTCACTTCATGTTTCGGGTCCTGGAAGCCACGAGGGGGCTCTGCCTGCCACTCCCACCTG gCTATCACACCCTTTTAGCAGTGTTCGCTGTGCGTTGCCTCCCTCACCAGACCTTCCTACAGTACATCGATCACGGCTTCCTGCAGCTCACCGAAACCTTTTTGTCTCGGCTCatgacag ATTTGGACAACAGTGATGCCAACGAGAGACTCAAGTTCAGCATACTGAAGAGACTACCTCAG cctaTGAAGCAGAGGATCTACCATATGTGGGATCATCCCGTCAGTTCCGCGTCCATCTCCAGAGAGTACGTCAGGACTCAGCTGGAGAAACGCTACAAAAACAAG ggaTTTGCATCCACCAGCAGAGATAAGCCTGGTTTCAGACCCGACTTTCTGCCTCTTACCTACCTGGCAAAAATACTCGCGGATATAGAGGAAcaag CCCTGAACCCTTTCGAGGAGCAGGAGAACGTGGACGCCAGCTTCGTGGAGGAGACGGCTCTGAAGCAGACACTAATACTGCTGGGCTTTGAGGAAAAATGA
- the LOC118319317 gene encoding gamma-secretase-activating protein isoform X2, with amino-acid sequence MLKLKETFDLHRDVVSDVLRKEASVCRVEEYSGAVDARILNIESDGGILYSWKGATATTRIGKYDSNTKQNKLLYSFDKQVCVSSCSLNKEETLLAVSLAQNTRGEERLRPISKCLTLLIEIHPINNTKVLKAVDCRVKVQFLHQDTGRRSVLESHLLLLTEDGYVDLYHVLLTKYEGYRVVMANPDRLSKTVERIVEDLSWVQWDGHTQRLYYLTHKDEFLLRCVQFYPNHNCETVMELPLELPDNPFHTVKFVSLGFDHYHTERAEPELISMNVFTNRIGSVCVCYSQPLKDKQELMYTMVLVHKDCSKTFRVSLGGEQSQQKAKELHPLFIPMGYYILVYLQDHFLHYINTRQEEMLCHSLFLSGHDVDLGMQCHPADVTVLHAEEESCGSLLDVASGKIHAAELSPAYLLQILRSHTSFRCPSAGPPQHLAALHCLLVYMGNDPNLELKIIEWLCDNVSAFEAFDQIQEFILASLYRISYEKSLSLDKVLPYSSVFDKKEVPVCLLEIPGVLCTTELHIEAVLKGKGFWTELQWNTERTKYLHAVPNPRYRTSHIQADWDKLKSERRPSSHMNHIEENTKKVLSMVDTWCLDKKLVPLFQEEDHQQRVLIGLTVDKLREHLNRHLPRLGKKKADSLVVCYVAKLLELIRHMLESVWLKYKLGPRALCLKQQGSQAEWSVFHFMFRVLEATRGLCLPLPPGYHTLLAVFAVRCLPHQTFLQYIDHGFLQLTETFLSRLMTDLDNSDANERLKFSILKRLPQPMKQRIYHMWDHPVSSASISREYVRTQLEKRYKNKGFASTSRDKPGFRPDFLPLTYLAKILADIEEQALNPFEEQENVDASFVEETALKQTLILLGFEEK; translated from the exons ATGCTGAAGTTGAAGGAAACGTTTGACCTGCACCGGGATGTGGTGTCGGACGTCCTCAGGAAGGAAGCGTCCGTGTGCCGGGTGGAAG AATACTCCGGCGCAGTGGACGCTCGCATCCTGAACATCGAGAGTGACGGGGGCATCCTTTACTCTTGGAAG GGAGCAACAGCGACCACTAGGATCGGGAAATATGACTCTAACACCAAACAGAATAAG CTCCTGTACTCATTTGACAAGcaggtgtgtgtcagcagctgttCCCTGAACAAGGAGGAGACGCTGTTGG ctGTCAGCCTGGCACAAAACACCAGAGGGGAAGAGCGCCTCAGACCAA TATCAAAGTGTCTAACTCTCCTGATTGAGATCCATCCCATCAACAACACTAAAGTCCTCAAGGCAGTTGACTGCAGGGTCAAAGTTCag TTCCTCCACCAAGACACGGGCAGGAGATCAGTGCTGGAGagccacctcctcctgctgacagAAGACGGAT ATGTGGATCTGTACCATGTTCTGCTGACCAAGTATGAGGGCTATAGAGTG GTGATGGCGAACCCTGACCGTCTGTCCAAGACAGTGGAGAGAATAGTGGAGGATTTAAGTTGGGTCCAgtgggacggacacacacagagactctaCTATCTCACACACAag GACGAGTTCCTGCTGCGATGTGTCCAGTTTTATCCCAACCATAACTGTGAAACTGTC ATGGAGCTCCCATTAGAGCTGCCTGATAATCCTTTCCACACAGTCAA GTTTGTAAGCCTGGGCTTTGACCATTACCACACGGAGAGAGCAGAGCCGGAGCTCATTAGCATGAACGTGTTCACAAACAGAATAG gaagcgtgtgtgtgtgctacagcCAACCTCTTAAAGACAAACAGGAACTGATGTACACCATGGTCTTAGTTCACaaag ACTGCAGCAAGACGTTCAGAGTATCTCTGGGCGGCGAGCAGTCGCAGCAGAAAGCCAAGGAGCTCCATCCGCTCTTCATCCCCATGg GTTACTACATCCTGGTGTATCTGCAGGACCATTTCCTCCACTATATCAACACCCGACAGGAGGAGATGCTCTGtcactccctcttcctctccg GTCACGATGTGGACCTGGGCATGCAGTGTCATCCGGCTGACGTCACCGTGTTGCACGCAGAGGAGGAGTCTTGTGGGAGTCTGCTGGACGTGGCCAGTGGGAAGATCCACGCTGCCGAGCTCAGCCCCGCCTACCTGCTACAGATCCTGCGATCGCACACATCCTTCAG GTGTCCCAGTGCGGGTCCCCCTCAGCACCTGGCCGCCCTCCACTGCCTGCTGGTTTACATGGGAAACGACCCAAACCTGGAGCTGAAG ATTATTGAATGGCTGTGTGACAACGTGAGCGCCTTCGAAGCCTTTGATCAGATCCAGGAGTTCATTCTAG cctctttGTACAGAATAAGCTACGAGAAGTCTCTCAGCCTGGATAAAGTCCTGCCTTACTCGTCAGTATTCGACAAGaag gAGGTACCAGTGTGTCTGCTGGAGATCCCCGGTGTCCTGTGTACCACTGAGCTGCATATTGAGGCTGTATTAAAAGGGAAG GGTTTCTGGACAGAGCTGCAATGGAACACTGAGAGGACAAAATATCTGCACGCTGTTCCCAACCCGAGATACAGAACCTCACACATACAGGCTGACTGGGATAAACTg AAGTCCGAGAGGAGACCGTCCAGCCACATGAATCACATTGAGGAGAACACAAAGAA AGTTCTGTCGATGGTGGATACCTGGTGCCTCG ATAAGAAGCTGGTGCCACTGTTCCAGGAGGAGGACCATCAACAGAGGGTGCTCATCGgcctg ACGGTTGACAAGCTTCGAGAGCATCTCAACAGACACCTGCCTCGGCTGGGGAAGAAGAAGGCCGACTCACTGGTCGTCTGCTACGTAGCCAAACTG ctggAGCTCATCAGACACATGCTGGAGTCAGTCTGGCTGAAGTACAAACTCGGCCCTCGTGCTCTGTGCTT GAAACAGCAGGGCAGTCAAGCCGAGTGGTCCGTGTTTCACTTCATGTTTCGGGTCCTGGAAGCCACGAGGGGGCTCTGCCTGCCACTCCCACCTG gCTATCACACCCTTTTAGCAGTGTTCGCTGTGCGTTGCCTCCCTCACCAGACCTTCCTACAGTACATCGATCACGGCTTCCTGCAGCTCACCGAAACCTTTTTGTCTCGGCTCatgacag ATTTGGACAACAGTGATGCCAACGAGAGACTCAAGTTCAGCATACTGAAGAGACTACCTCAG cctaTGAAGCAGAGGATCTACCATATGTGGGATCATCCCGTCAGTTCCGCGTCCATCTCCAGAGAGTACGTCAGGACTCAGCTGGAGAAACGCTACAAAAACAAG ggaTTTGCATCCACCAGCAGAGATAAGCCTGGTTTCAGACCCGACTTTCTGCCTCTTACCTACCTGGCAAAAATACTCGCGGATATAGAGGAAcaag CCCTGAACCCTTTCGAGGAGCAGGAGAACGTGGACGCCAGCTTCGTGGAGGAGACGGCTCTGAAGCAGACACTAATACTGCTGGGCTTTGAGGAAAAATGA